Proteins from one Malania oleifera isolate guangnan ecotype guangnan chromosome 4, ASM2987363v1, whole genome shotgun sequence genomic window:
- the LOC131153672 gene encoding COBRA-like protein 10: MLLFMFFLVSLSDHLGRAQDYDTPRRSEDNCDGIFLSYDFISREKEFPHVKNVTAQAWAFKSTATVLNTGLYELKAWKLFIGFQHEEILVSASGAVIVDGDDFPAPVGNGTYLSGYPLADLKTSVDTAGDLTQIQVKIEMTGTQFGVKPPGIPMPKTIRLENDGFKCPAPTRRKSSMYVCCVKNPKFKVNKTSTKFLPRQKGDLLIYYDILQAYEGNYLAQVTMDNKNPLGRLDHWNLTWEWMRGEFIYSMRGAYTHKKDFSDCIYGPAANYYQSLDFSQVMNCEKKPIMADMPPEKAKDEKVGNLPYCCKNGSLLPSIMDESKSKAIFQLQVYKIPPDMNRTTFDPPEKWKIDGVLNPDYKCGPPIRVDPTEFPDPSGLDAISYAIATWQIVCNITQPKKRSSRCCVSFSAYYNESVVPCSTCACGCENTKSCNPDAPAMLLPPEALLVPFANRADKAKAWAKIKHYHIPNPLPCSDNCGVSINWHIYTDYKKGWTARITIFNWEEVNFEDWFMAIQMRKAYAGYENVYSFNGTKLPQLNNTIFFHGLPGLTYLMAETNGTDAVRDPKIPGKQQSVISFTKKRTPGINIVEGDGFPTRLLFNGEECSLPSEFPTGGEIRSHENLVLTGFLTLLTFLLIKDHPR; encoded by the exons ATGCTTCTCTTCATGTTTTTCTTGGTTTCCTTGTCAGATCATTTAGGTAGAGCTCAGGATTACGATACCCCGCGCCGTTCAGAGGACAACTGTGATGGAATTTTCTTGTCCTATGACTTCATTTCTCGGGAAAAAGAGTTTCCACACGTGAAGAATGTGACGGCGCAAGCCTGGGCCTTCAAATCCACGGCCACGGTACTGAACACCGGCCTCTATGAACTCAAAGCGTGGAAATTATTCATTGGGTTTCAACATGAGGAGATTTTGGTTTCTGCAAGTGGAGCAGTGATAGTGGATGGTGATGATTTTCCAGCTCCTGTGGGGAATGGAACTTATCTCTCAGGCTATCCTCTTGCTGATTTGAAAACTTCCGTCGACACAGCAGGGGATCTTACCCAAATTCAGGTGAAGATTGAAATGACTGGCACTCAGTTTGGGGTGAAGCCACCTGGGATTCCGATGCCCAAGACAATAAGACTTGAAAATGATGGATTCAAATGCCCCGCTCCGACCCGCCGCA AGAGCTCGATGTATGTGTGTTGTGTTAAGAATCCAAAATTCAAGGTGAACAAAACCTCAACCAAGTTCTTGCCGCGCCAGAAGGGCGATCTTTTGATCTACTATGATATTCTGCAAGCATATGAAGGGAATTATCTTGCTCAGGTAACAATGGATAACAAAAACCCATTGGGACGCCTTGACCATTGGAATTTAACATGGGAGTGGATGAGAGGGGAGTTCATATACTCCATGAGGGGTGCTTACACTCACAAGAAAGACTTTTCAGACTGCATTTACGGCCCTGCTGCGAATTACTACCAGAGTTTAGACTTTAGTCAGGTCATGAACTGCGAAAAGAAGCCGATCATGGCAGACATGCCTCCAGAAAAAGCAAAGGATGAGAAGGTTGGAAATCTGCCATACTGCTGTAAGAATGGCAGTCTCCTGCCAAGCATCATGGATGAAAGCAAATCCAAGGCCATATTTCAACTGCAGGTGTATAAGATTCCACCTGATATGAATCGAACCACGTTTGACCCTCCTGAGAAATGGAAGATTGATGGTGTTCTTAATCCAGATTACAAATGTGGCCCACCCATAAGAGTAGACCCAACAGAATTTCCAGACCCGAGTGGGCTTGACGCGATAAGCTATGCCATTGCAACCTGGCAAATAGTCTGCAACATTACCCAGCCGAAGAAAAGGAGTTCTCGATGCTGCGTTTCCTTCTCAGCTTATTATAATGAATCTGTTGTACCTTGCAGCACATGTGCGTGTGGTTGTGAGAACACAAAATCCTGCAATCCAGATGCCCCCGCAATGCTTCTTCCTCCAGAGGCCCTTCTTGTTCCCTTTGCAAATAGAGCAGACAAGGCCAAAGCTTGGGCCAAAATCAAACATTATCACATCCCCAACCCGTTACCTTGCAGCGATAACTGTGGGGTGAGCATAAATTGGCACATCTACACTGATTACAAGAAGGGGTGGACGGCTAGGATCACTATATTCAACTGGGAAGAGGTGAATTTTGAAGACTGGTTCATGGCAATTCAGATGCGAAAAGCTTATGCTGGTTATGAAAATGTTTATTCTTTCAACGGAACAAAGCTTCCACAGCTCAACAACACTATATTCTTCCACGGTTTACCAGGCTTGACGTACTTGATGGCAGAGACTAATGGAACAGACGCAGTAAGAGACCCAAAGATACCTGGGAAGCAGCAGTCCGTCATTTCATTTACGAAGAAGCGTACGCCTGGTATCAATATAGTAGAAGGAGACGGTTTTCCGACAAGGTTGCTTTTCAATGGGGAAGAGTGTTCTCTTCCTTCAGAATTTCCAACAGGAGGTGAAATTCGGTCTCATGAGAACCTTGTACTAACTGGTTTCCTCACCCTTTTGACCTTTCTGCTGATAAAGGATCACCCACGCTGA